The DNA region GCTTCTCCCAGTTCTCCGTTGCGGATTGCATCAATGCTGCCATCGACATCGCCACAAATAACCGGTAAGCCACATGCAAGAGCTTCAATAAATACAATGCCGAACCCTTCTTTTTTGCTTGGTAAAACGAACAGGTCGGCCAGTAGAAAATGATCGGTAAGTTCGGCTTCGTCAATAAAGCCGGTTAAAATTACCTGCTCACTTACATCATGCACTGCAATTAGTTTTTTTATGCGGATATATTCCTGGCGGTCATATTTACCCGAAAGCATATATTTTATTTGCGGGAATTTTGACTTCAGGCTGCCCAATACGCTGATTACCTGGTCATACCCTTTGTATTGCTCGGTAGATGCCAGGCGGGTTAACGAAAACAGGATAAGATCATTATCGTGTAAACCGTAGCGCTGTAACAGGCTTTGTGGTTTTGTGAAGGTATTGGGTAACCGCATAAAAGGGTCAATAGCATTATTCAGTACAATGCATTTTCCGGCATCCAGGTTATGCCGGCCTATCATTTGTTGTTTGGTGTAATTGCTTACACAAATCACGCTATCGCAGCGCTTAAGCATTATGCGTTTAAAAAACGAAAGCGGTCGCCAAACCTCAATGCCATGTGCTACAAGCCATAACCGGCATTTAGGATTAATCAGTTTAATTAACAGGCCAATGATGGCCAGGTTAATATGGCTTAATATAGCAACATGAGGCTTTGTGGAATGACCGATGGTTTCTAAAACAAAACCCGCCCGGTTTACGCCAAACCCTTTGAAATTTGTGGAAGGTAAATATTGCGCCATCAGGTCATCCTGCTTATCATAAGCCGACCAAAGCTCAAAATTCCAATTGTTTTTTAAGGCAGCACGATGCAAGGAATGGCCAAGTGTGCGTGTCATTTTCTGGATGCCGCCGGTAGCGCTAAATGTTTGTAAAGTAAAAAGAATTACATTTTTAGCCATCATTTTGAACCTGGTATAAGGCAAAAGCTTTTGACCAATGAACGCCGTCGTTTTTAAACTGTTTTATAACATTTTGTGCCGCTTTTCCTTTGTAATTATCAGTATCGCTAATTAGGTGGTGCTCCTTCATCCATTTTTGTAAGGGGAATGTGAAACCCATTTTAGGCCTGTTCCAAATTTCAGGCGGAATAAGGTTGTCGAAACTTTCAATAAGAAGTTTTTTCGGCTGGTGTTTATTAAATCTGATGCCTGGTGTAATATTCCGGGCTGCATGGTTAAAATCTTCATCCAGAAACGGGACCCTGACTTCGAGTCCATGGTTCATGCTCATTACGTCGGTATCCCTGAGCAATTGGTTTTGCATGTAGAAATGCGTTTCAAACCATTCTGCATGCTCGTTATTATAACCATGTGGTGCGGGCGACAAGGCTGCGCCGAACAATACATCATTAATATGATCTATGCTTGTATCCAGTAAAGCAGAAACATCAGCTAATGAAAACAATCCGCGTAAAGCCAGGTAATCAGCTATCGGGTGGTTAACAGCAAGGAATGTCAACCTCTTATAATGATCAGGCAAAAAATGACCAGACATTTTTAACATCCATGGTGGTAGTTTACGCAGATAGCCAAGATATTTTATGCGGTTAAATGAGGGATAACCTCCAAAAAGTTCATCGGCGCCAACACCTGATAATACGGCTTTCAAACCATCGTCATGAGCATATTTGCTTATAAACCAGCTGTTAATGCCATCGGTGGTGGGCATGTCCATAGCGCTTATGATTTGCGAAAAAAACGCTTCAAAATCTGATTTTTTTACCAGGTGTGAAAAGTTTTGGCCATTTATTTTATTGTTGATGACGGTTTGATAGTTGCGTTCGTCATAACTTTTTTCATCAAAAAATATTGAAATTGTCTTAAGCTCCTCTTTTTTTTGCTGATTGGCCAGGAGTGTGAGCAGGCTTGAATCAATCCCACCGCTTAAAAATACACCTATCGGCGCATCGGCAATTAATTGCCTTTTCACACCCAAACTAAGTGCATTATGGATTAACCGATGGGCTTCGTTTTTATCAGTTACTATACCTTGCAAACCATCAATGTGATATTTGCTTAAAGTATAACCTGCACTCCTGTGGTTCCAGCATAAAAAATGTCCTTTGGGCAGGCTGAATACATTTTTTAATGTGGTATAGGGTTCAGGAATATGGCCAAATGCCAATAGTCTTACCGGCCAATCCGGGTCTTTTTCGATATTTAGTCCCGATTGCTTAAATGCCCGTACTTCAGATGCAAAATAAAGCTCGTTGTTTACAGCCGAATAATATAGCGGTTTTATGCCGGTGGTATCACGTACAAGATAAGTAAGGGCTTTGCCAACATCATACAAAGCAAAAGCAAACATCCCCCTGAACCTTGCAAAGGCCGCAGTGCCCCAGTTAAGGTAGGCCTGGAGGATAACTTCGGTGTCAGTGCCTGACTTAAATTGTACTCCTGATCTTAGCAATTCCTGTTTTAAGTCAGGGTAGTTGTAAATTTCGCCATTGAAAGTGATCCATGCATTTTGGCCCACATCTGCCATGGGCTGGTGCCCGTTGCTGCTGAGGTCAATAATTGATAGCCTGCGGTGGCCGAAAACAAGGCGGGCTTTTTCATCTTCAAATATGCCCTCATCATCCGGGCCGCCGTGCTGTAACGCACTGCACATTAATTTTACGCTGTTCCTGATCTCGTTTTGGGATATTTTTTCAGAAACGATTCCTGCTATACGGCACATGGTTCATTAAATTTCATAGCTTCGCCCCGTAAGTTACATTGATGTTTTGTAACTAATTAATTATTAATTACTTGTGTTGCAGGGCACAAGCTGTCTATTTATTGAATTTTCGGCGCAAATAATGAAATATTATCTATTGTCCAAAACAATTCCTTTTATTTTAAAACCGCTCAATGAGCGATGCAGCAACATTAACGATAATGGAGTAACCAATGCTTTCCAGGCGTAATATCAGTTGTTTTTGCGATCTGCGTGATACAACTTCACCAGTTATGCCCTTTAGGGCACCCGCTCTGATGATAATCTTCTCGCCCGGCTGCAGATCTTCCTCTGTTACCTCCAGTTCATATGGGCTTGCCATGAGTAATTTAAGTTCATGGATCTGCCTATCAGGCATAACAGCAGGCTTGCCCGAAAAATAAAGGAACCGCGCAATGCCTTTGGTCATTAAAACTTCGGCCTGCTCTTGTTCGGCAATATTTACAAACAGGTATGATTTTAAAAATGGTTCCTCAACCCATTTCCTGCGGTCGCTCCATTGTTTAAGCTGACGGTGCAGGGGCAGGTAAACATTAATGCCTTTGCTCATTAATGCTTCATACGCCTTTTTTTCGGCTCGTGGGTTGGTGTAAACCGGGTACCATTTGTTTACTGCCATATTGATTTTAGTAACAATCTTTTTAAATGAACACGCTTATTTAAACCATCGTTTTAAATTCCACCATTTTTTCTTTTCATCATCAAGATAATAGCCCGAACCTTCGTAGCCGCTGTAGTCTGAATAATAGTAATAGCGTGTACCTGCATTTTCGCCGGTAAATTTGGTAGTGTAATATCTTGAATGCAGCAAATCTTCTTCGAACGCATTTAAAATTATCACGGTATTATCCAGGTGATATTCCTGTGCTATGCGCTGTGGCACCGTTGCGGCATAATATTTTGATTTGCCCGACCGGATCACAAAAACATTGATATCACTTACCCTGATAAGCGGTATAGCATCTGATACCAGTCCAATCGGAGCGGTATCAATCATCACTATATCATACATCGTTTTAAGTGTTTCAATTAAAACGTTCATCCTTTTGCTGTGTAATAGCTCTGATGGATTAGGCGGTACGGGGCCCGACACTATAAAATCAAGATTTTCCTGTTCAGAGTGATGAATGATATCATCAATTTCAGTTTGGTGGGCAAGGTAATTGGTCAAGCCAATATCATTGGCCACATGAAAAGTTTTATGTAGCCTGGAACGCCGTAAATCGGCCCCTATTAATATTACCTTTTTATCAATAAGTGAAAGCGTACTTGATAAATTTACAGCAACAAATGATTTGCCTTCGCCGGCTACTTCCGAGGTTATGCAAATAACTTTGCTTGCTTTTTCTGACGAAAGGAAACTAAGGTTAGTACGTACAGAACGGACCGATTCGGCAAAAATTGATTTGGGTTTGCTGATAGCAAGGATCTGTTCGCTGCTTTCGTCAAGGGCATAAGGAAATTTTCGGATAACGCCCAGGATAGGTATGCTGGTAAGGCTTTCAATGGTTTCCTTATCATAAATATAGGGGTTTAATATCCTGATGAGAATGATAAGCCCCAGGCCTATAGCCAGCCCTAATATAGTAGCAGTACGGTGGATATTATGTTCATTGGGCGAAACCGGATTAAAGTTTGGCTGAGCCAGCTCAATAATGGTTGCG from Mucilaginibacter sp. SJ includes:
- a CDS encoding glycosyltransferase family 4 protein — encoded protein: MMAKNVILFTLQTFSATGGIQKMTRTLGHSLHRAALKNNWNFELWSAYDKQDDLMAQYLPSTNFKGFGVNRAGFVLETIGHSTKPHVAILSHINLAIIGLLIKLINPKCRLWLVAHGIEVWRPLSFFKRIMLKRCDSVICVSNYTKQQMIGRHNLDAGKCIVLNNAIDPFMRLPNTFTKPQSLLQRYGLHDNDLILFSLTRLASTEQYKGYDQVISVLGSLKSKFPQIKYMLSGKYDRQEYIRIKKLIAVHDVSEQVILTGFIDEAELTDHFLLADLFVLPSKKEGFGIVFIEALACGLPVICGDVDGSIDAIRNGELGEAIDPDNLTELNNAITGHLQKHIAADTRKNLQEKCISHFNEHDYMTKLEQLINE
- the asnB gene encoding asparagine synthase (glutamine-hydrolyzing), producing the protein MCRIAGIVSEKISQNEIRNSVKLMCSALQHGGPDDEGIFEDEKARLVFGHRRLSIIDLSSNGHQPMADVGQNAWITFNGEIYNYPDLKQELLRSGVQFKSGTDTEVILQAYLNWGTAAFARFRGMFAFALYDVGKALTYLVRDTTGIKPLYYSAVNNELYFASEVRAFKQSGLNIEKDPDWPVRLLAFGHIPEPYTTLKNVFSLPKGHFLCWNHRSAGYTLSKYHIDGLQGIVTDKNEAHRLIHNALSLGVKRQLIADAPIGVFLSGGIDSSLLTLLANQQKKEELKTISIFFDEKSYDERNYQTVINNKINGQNFSHLVKKSDFEAFFSQIISAMDMPTTDGINSWFISKYAHDDGLKAVLSGVGADELFGGYPSFNRIKYLGYLRKLPPWMLKMSGHFLPDHYKRLTFLAVNHPIADYLALRGLFSLADVSALLDTSIDHINDVLFGAALSPAPHGYNNEHAEWFETHFYMQNQLLRDTDVMSMNHGLEVRVPFLDEDFNHAARNITPGIRFNKHQPKKLLIESFDNLIPPEIWNRPKMGFTFPLQKWMKEHHLISDTDNYKGKAAQNVIKQFKNDGVHWSKAFALYQVQNDG
- a CDS encoding UpxY family transcription antiterminator: MAVNKWYPVYTNPRAEKKAYEALMSKGINVYLPLHRQLKQWSDRRKWVEEPFLKSYLFVNIAEQEQAEVLMTKGIARFLYFSGKPAVMPDRQIHELKLLMASPYELEVTEEDLQPGEKIIIRAGALKGITGEVVSRRSQKQLILRLESIGYSIIVNVAASLIERF